The Candidatus Marinimicrobia bacterium CG08_land_8_20_14_0_20_45_22 nucleotide sequence GGAAATTCGTATAGGTCAGCGTCGTCTGAGCAGACAAACTTGAAAACATGATGACGAGGAAAACTGCGATGAGAAGAAACCTTGGTAGCAAATTCTTCTTCATTTTTTTTCTCCCTACATGGGTTTGTTAAAATGTCTTTAATTATTAATCGATAATTCAATTATCTATGCAATACTATTTTGAATATAACGGTTAAACAGGTGATAGTCAAATTATTTTTCTAATACAAGATGAATCGTGTAATTCAGCGTCCGCTGAGAGGGAATGACATACGAAAAAACGCTTCTTTTCCGAAGAAAAGACTCCAGCGACGAAAACGACTTCCGAATCTCGTCGATCCGGCAACTGATCCGTTTTCCTGTTATTCTGCGAAATTGGCGTGGCAGATTCGGCGTCTTCCAACCGGTAATTTCTCTAATGAATTCTAATACCTTGCCAATCGTTTCCCGCTCCGCGTTCGCATCCTGCCATTTGCATTGAAAACCGGTGATGTTCAGATGACGGGAGCGTGTTTGCCCATTCTGTGTCCTTCCCACAATCTTTTCCAATTTTGAAAGGATTCGGTTGCGTAATTGCGTCTCAAAAGCAAGCGTATCAACCTCCTGAAAGACCTTCTGGAAACCGGCAGAGTGGAAAAAACCGCCGATCCATTCCGAAACGTTTGGATTAAATCGTTGACCATTGATGAAACTGGAATCGGCGAGCCACATCAATAGTTCTGCTTCATCCGTAACCGGCTCGATACCCAACAACCACGACAGAAAGTGAATCGTTCCGAGTGGATATTTGCGCCGATAAGTCATTAGGTCTATCCCGCGGATAAAATTAGGATTCAGCGAATATTGCTGTTCTGGAAATCCTTTCCCACTTTCATCGGGCTGGAACTCTAAAATGTGATGTCCAATCGATGGAATCGCCGGATGAAAAATGTCCAGATCAACCGCCACATATTTTCCCGACAACAGATTTCCGACAAAATCCGGCATCCCGAAGGTTCGGGACCAAATTGACGTGTAGTCGTAAAACCCAACGACATCCCATCCAAACCGCGTTTTCAGAAGAGCCGCGCTCAGTAGAGAATCGAGATCGTTGCCAATTATGATGCCTTCGATCTTTTCCGGATGAACAAACGGATCGAATGCCGCGAAAACGAGCGATTTCTCATGACAGTTTGTTCGATATAAAATGGGCATTTTCGCGCCGTTAAAATACTTGAGAAAAATATCTATTCATTGTCAGGTTTCAATCGATAGGCATTTTGGTCAAGCCGTTTTTTTGCAAATTCGTAATATTCCGGATTGATCTCAAAACCGAAATACCGTCGGTTCATTGCCTTGCTGACGACGGTAACCTGACCGGAGCCGAGAAATGGATCGAAAACAATGTCGTTTTCTTCGCTGGAATAAGAAAGAATTTTCCGGATGATTTCCGAAGGCAATTTGGTTGGCGTTTTCTGATCGCCGTGCCAGTATTCGCGATGAATCGACCAGACGTCTTCCTTGTCATGGTAATGCAAACTGCCGCCCTGCGCATCCCGCGCCGTCGGATCAAATCGCGAAAATGGAAAGAATTTTCGCTTTTTCTCGTCTTTACAGACAAATAGACAATGGTAATGCGACGTCACAAACCGTCGCTTCGTGACGACGCCGAATTGATATTTCCAGATCAGATGATTCACGGTAATGAATCCAATATCGTCGATCGCCGTTAAAATGTCCTTCAGATGATTCCACCCGGAAAAGACATACATGCTTCCCGTTGGTTTGAGAACACGAAAGGCGGCTGACATCCATTGATGCGTAAATTGTCCGTAGTCGGCAGTTGAAATCTCATGGTAGCCTTCCAGAACGCGGCTTGCCGTCCGATGATAATTGCTTCGCTTTGCCTTAAATTCAATGGCAAACGGCGGATCGGTCACGATCAGATCGACGCTTGCATCCGGCATTTCTGACATACCGACGAGACAATCACCCTGAACGATTCGGTTGAACTGAAAAGAATCGTTCTTCATTTGACGGTCATGTATTAGTTCCGAATGGCACGATCAGCGTTCCGGTTCGGCTGGCGACGCCGACCGATTTTTTCTGAAGCGTGATTTCTTTTTCTTCTTGCCGCCATCGCCGTAATAGTAATAGTAATTATAGTAATAATAGTATGAATCGTAACCGCCGGTAATATTGACGCCATTCAAAACAGCGCCGATCAAGTGTGTCTTTACCTGTCTGAGAAGTTCGATTGCACGCGCTACGACGCGGGTGTCCGTCACGCCGGCTTTGACAACGAGCAAAATGGCATCAGTCATTTTAGAGATGACGCTGGCGTCAGTAACGGCAATAATCGGCGGAGAATCGAATAGAACGATTTCGAATTCGCTTTTCATTCTTTCGATAAAGTTCTTCAGCTTCTGCGAGGAGAGGATTTCCGAAGGATTCGGCGGAATATCACCGCAGGTGATGATGTACAGATTTGGGATTTCCGTCGCCCGGATGATGTCGGAATCATTCAGATCCTCGATCATCGCATGGGTTAATCCGGGGCCGCGCGAGATATCGAACACCTTGTGCAGAATCGGCTTCCGAAGATCGCTGTCGATCAACAGCGTTTTCTTTCCCAGGCTGGCAAATGTGATCGCGATATTCACGACGGTCGTCGATTTTCCGTCGCCCGGGCCGGCGCTGGAGACGACCAGCGTCCGAATCGGATTATCGGGATTCATAAATTGGATATTCGTTCGCAGAGTTCGGTAGGCTTCCGCGACGGAAGACTTGGGATCGTAATGCGTCACAAGTCGGGATTTAAGAGAATGTTCGAGGTTTTCGCCTTTGAACACCTTCAAAGATTTCTCAGTGGCGCTTTTCACGTCAATCTTCGGAATGATCGAAACCGTCGCCAGCCCGAGTTTCTGCAGGTCTTCGGCGTTCTTGATCGAATGATCCAGATAATCCCTGACGAAGGCAATTCCGACGCCGAGGCCAAGCCCGAGAAACAATCCCAAAAGCATGTTCATCTTCTTTTTGGGTTTCACGGGTTTTTCCGGCGGAACGGCCGGATCGACGATCCGAATGTTGCTGATCTTGCTCGCTTCGGTGATGCGGGACTCCTGATGTTTGGTCTTCATCAGAATGAAGTATTTTTCATTGACCTGCCGTTCGCGGTCCAGACGCGCATATTCCAGACTGCTTTCGGGAAGTTTGTTGAGTTTGGCGGCGTACTGATTGACCAGATCTTTATATTCGGAGCATTTGGCTTCCAACGCAATTTTCTCGACGCTCGTGAAAAGGACACTGCGTAAAAGATCCGCAGAAATTGTAGACTGTTCCTCCGGCGACAAGCCCAAATTCGTCAGATTCTCTGCCTCTTT carries:
- a CDS encoding site-specific DNA-methyltransferase; this encodes MKNDSFQFNRIVQGDCLVGMSEMPDASVDLIVTDPPFAIEFKAKRSNYHRTASRVLEGYHEISTADYGQFTHQWMSAAFRVLKPTGSMYVFSGWNHLKDILTAIDDIGFITVNHLIWKYQFGVVTKRRFVTSHYHCLFVCKDEKKRKFFPFSRFDPTARDAQGGSLHYHDKEDVWSIHREYWHGDQKTPTKLPSEIIRKILSYSSEENDIVFDPFLGSGQVTVVSKAMNRRYFGFEINPEYYEFAKKRLDQNAYRLKPDNE